One Ictalurus punctatus breed USDA103 chromosome 21, Coco_2.0, whole genome shotgun sequence genomic window carries:
- the aspn gene encoding asporin: MRVILLFALLFLCHGKKYKPINIMELMKIHDIMQQDSGSEEDDDDDDDDDNDNDIEDNFITDCPFGCQCLSRVVQCSDLGLTSVPREIPADTLMIDLQNNDITEIKEDDFKKLTNLYALFLVNNQISKIHPKAFQNMGKLRLLYLSYNLLTEIPANLPKNILELRIHDNKISRIQKDAFKGMQSLHVLEMSANPIANSGIELGAFNDMATLYLRIAEARLTAIPKDLPSSITELHLDYNKIAKVEVEDLIRYKHLLRLGLAFNQIKFVENGSLAYIPKIREIHLDNNKLKNIPPGLNTLKYLQVVYFHANNINSVGVNDFCPTRSKVKKALYSGISLFANPVKYWQIQPATFRCASGQRSLQLGNFRRK, from the exons ATGAGAGTCATTTTGTTGTTCGCCTTACTTTTCCTGTGCCACGGAAAGAAATACAAGCCAATAAACATCATGGAGCTGATGAAGATTCATGACATCATGCAACAGGACAGTGGGAGcgaggaagatgatgatgatgacgacgatgacgacAATGATAATGATATTGAAGACAACTTTATTACAGACTGCCCTTTTGGCTGCCAGTGCCTCAGTAGGGTGGTTCAATGTTCAGATCTAG GTTTGACATCAGTGCCACGTGAGATTCCAGCAGACACGCTAATGATCGATCTGCAAAACAACGATATCACTGAAATCAAGGAGGACGATTTTAAAAAACTGACTAATCTCTAT GCCTTGTTTCTGGTTAATAACCAGATTTCAAAGATTCATCCAAAGGCTTTCCAAAACATGGGGAAGCTCCGTCTACTCTACTTGTCGTATAATCTCCTGACAGAAATACCTGCAAATCTGCCAAAAAACATCTTGGAGCTAAGAATCCACGACAATAAGATCAGCAGAATCCAAAAGGACGCATTTAAAGGGATGCAATCCTTGCATGTTCTAG aaaTGAGCGCTAATCCTATTGCCAACAGTGGAATTGAACTAGGAGCGTTTAATGATATGGCGACCCTTTACCTGAGAATTGCAGAGGCAAGGCTCACAGCAATACCAAAAG ATCTGCCCTCTTCTATCACTGAACTTCACTTGGACTATAATAAAATTGCTAAAGTTGAGGTGGAAGACTTAATCCGGTACAAACATTTGCTGAG GTTGGGGTTGGCTTTCAACCAGATCAAATTTGTGGAGAATGGGAGCCTAGCATATATTCCCAAAATCAGAGAAATTCATCTGGATAACAACAAGCTGAAAAATATTCCTCCAGGTTTGAACACGCTTAAGTATTTACAG GTGGTGTACTTCCATGCTAATAACATTAACAGTGTTGGAGTGAATGACTTCTGCCCAACAAGAAGCAAGGTAAAGAAGGCTCTCTACTCAGGAATCAGCCTATTTGCCAATCCGGTGAAATATTGGCAGATCCAACCAGCCACCTTCCGCTGTGCATCTGGCCAGAGATCTCTGCAACTCGGCAATTTTAGACGAAAGTGA
- the omd gene encoding osteomodulin, whose translation MRIPSTWSVFSLILLRALCQDYETSYADYETEEESLPEIPPFVEPQETDPFIFLSNGCAKECYCPHSYPFAMYCDHRKLKVIPDVPSHIHHLYLQFNNIEAITAEPFTNATSLREINLSHNNLRKVGKEAFNKLQHLTRLHLEHNNLEEVPPSLPKTLQILHLGFNKISKIPSNTIRDLINITMLDLCSNRLTDEGIKGKVLSGFKSLIQVNMCNNKLKTMPPDLPASLLQLSLENNSITSIPEGYFRKTPNIISLRVSHNKIKTIPYKTFNLTQLMELNLGYNQLSQTFFVPKNLEHLYLNHNDYRELNITLMCPLLDPDSPNMLTYIRLDHNKLKGPMDYHTYTCFPRMRMIYYGEQQTAV comes from the exons ATGCGTATTCCAAGTACATGGTCAGTATTTTCACTGATTTTGCTCAGAGCATTGTGTCAAGATTATGAAACCAGTTATGCAGACTATGAGACAGAAGAAGAATCACTGCCAGAGATTCCTCCATTTGTTGAGCCTCAAGAAACAGACCCTTTCATATTTCTCTCAAATGGATGTGCCAAGGAATGTTACTGTCCCCACTCTTATCCCTTTGCAATGTACTGTGACCATCGTAAACTTAAAGTAATCCCTGATGTCCCAAGCCACATCCACCACTTATACCTTCAGTTCAACAACATTGAAGCCATTACAGCAGAACCTTTCACCAATGCTACATCTTTGAGGGAAATCAACCTTAGCCACAATAACCTGAGAAAAGTAGGGAAAGAGGCCTTCAATAAACTTCAACATCTCACAAGGCTTCACCTAGAGCACAACAATCTAGAGGAAGTTCCACCTTCTTTACCTAAAACTCTTCAGATACTCCACCTGGGCTTCAACAAAATCTCAAAGATACCATCAAACACTATACGAGAcctaataaatattacaatgcTCGACCTGTGTAGCAACAGACTTACAGATGAAGGCATTAAAGGAAAGGTACTGTCTGGCTTTAAGAGCCTCATACAAGTCAACATGTGCAACAACAAACTCAAGACTATGCCCCCTGATCTACCAGCATCACTGCTGCAGCTATCACTGGAGAACAATTCCATCACATCTATACCTGAGGGATACTTTAGGAAGACCCCAAATATCATATCTCTTCGGGTTTCccataacaaaataaaaacaattcctTACAAAACCTTTAACCTGACACAACTCATGGAACTCAACCTGGGTTATAACCAACTCTCCCAAACCTTTTTTGTTCCCAAGAATCTGGAGCATCTGTATCTCAACCACAATGACTACAGAG AGCTTAACATCACTCTAATGTGCCCACTGCTGGATCCTGACAGTCCCAATATGCTAACCTACATTCGCCTTGATCACAATAAGCTGAAAGGCCCCATGGACTACCACACCTACACTTGTTTCCCAAGGATGAGGATGATTTATTACGGTGAACAACAGACAGCTGTCTAG
- the ogna gene encoding osteoglycin, paralog a: METRPGTFISTFIFASWVILISGTEQHLQSMEIPRNFDEADLDTWTEKRDAFLPADSPDDSGNIKPEADASDLPTCLLCVCLTGSVYCEEVDPDMTSVPALPKETAYLYARYNKIKKITAKDFGDIVTLKRIDLTGNLISEIEDGAFMKLPLLEELSLAENRLVKLPMLPPKLTSFNANHNRLKTKGVKANAFKKLTKLRNLYLAHNELEAVPIIPESVRTFHIQNNNITTVTTDTFCKSNDTYYIRPNINEIRMDGNPVILAKDPNLFVCLQSLPVGRYQ; this comes from the exons ATGGAGACCAGACCGGGAACATTTATTTCTACCTTTATATTTGCGTCATGGGTGATCTTAATCTCAGGGACAGAGCAACACCTACAGTCAATGGAGATTCCACGCAATTTTGATGAAGCTGATTTGGACACATGGACTGAAAAG AGAGATGCTTTCCTACCTGCGGACTCTCCGGATGACTCTGGAAACATCAAACCTGAAGCGGACGCTTCTG ACCTTCCAACatgtctgctgtgtgtgtgtctgacggGATCGGTGTACTGTGAGGAAGTCGACCCCGACATGACATCAGTGCCGGCTCTTCCTAAAGAGACAGCCTATCTGTATGCTCGTTACAACAAGATAAAAAAGATTACTGCAAAAGACTTTGGGGATATTG TGACATTGAAAAGAATAGATCTGACTGGAAACCTAATTTCGGAGATTGAGGACGGGGCCTTCATGAAGCTGCCATTGCTAGAGGAGCTCTCCCTCGCGGAGAACCGGCTTGTGAAGCTGCCAATGTTACCACCCAAGCTCACGTCCTTTAACGCCAATCACAACCGCCTCAAGACCAAAGGAGTTAAAGCCAACGCTTTCAAG AAATTGACCAAACTCAGAAATTTATATCTTGCTCACAATGAGTTGGAGGCAGTTCCAATAATTCCAGAGAGCGTGCGCACGTTTCATATTCAG AACAACAACATTACaactgttactactgacaccTTTTGCAAAAGCAATGACACCTACTACATCCGGCCCAACATTAATGAGATCAGGATGGATGGAAACCCGGTGATCCTTGCAAAGGACCCCAACCTGTTCGTCTGTCTGCAGTCTTTGCCAGTTGGACGGTACCAGTGA